From the genome of Lytechinus pictus isolate F3 Inbred chromosome 4, Lp3.0, whole genome shotgun sequence:
aaaaaaccaaaacattGTGTAAAAACTTACTTGTCGTGTTAGAGGATTATGGCAATATGATCTTTCTTTGCAAAGTTCTAGACCAATCTTGTTATTACATGTACCATATTTAAAGTAGTTAAACAGGGAGAAAACATTGCTGATGGTTATGCCACCATCTTAGTTTTTGTCATGGAAACAGTGCCATCTTctactatgaaaaaaaaaacctaagaTGGCGGCATAACAAATAATcaacagaaaaaaacaaaaactaatATGGCGGCCTAACAAACATAATCGCCAGACAGACAATTGAAGCCATGCATTGTGTCAGTTGTCTGGCTGAGTGATTGGCCCGTTGACATCGCATACTGTAGCTGCTTTCCATGATAAAAGCCAAGATGGCAGTAGTTTAAccattgtcaaatttttatcctggctcaaagaaaaaaaattgaaatacatgctCATCATTTCCTTTTGTTTCTCCTTCAAAAATCATCAACACCCATTTTCAGGGTAAATTACCAGATGAAAAGAATAATGACTTTTGATACATTTGAGCATCATTTTCCTATTTCAGATCAATATTGGGCTTCCAAGCTGAAGAAACTTTGATGAGAGGAGGTTGGACGCAATGGATGTCTTACCCCCCGTGTCTTCCAATCCCCTGGCAAATGACCCAACTCCAAACATGCACATATCACTGCCAGGGGATGCAGAAAATAGAGATGGTGCACAGAATGACAGTTACCAGAATGTGGTagaggaggagagagaggagaggggaGGCTCCGGATTCCAGCTTGGAGACATCCTGTTGTCTGGGAGGAGCCAGAGTGGACCAGGAGGAGAAGGGGATGGAGTGGCGGTGCTGTCTGACTGGCATGCATTCCGAGGGAGGGGTATTGAGAGTGATAGTACCATGGAGTTTAACAGACAAGTGGATCATTTCAATATCTGGCTGGACAAGTGGAACCACAACCAGGTAACTTATTTCATATCGTTAACTTGACAATTTCTTCACTAAAATTCGCAAGGTTGTGTAAACTTGAAACAAACTTTGTGAATCACATTTTTACCACcggggggccatttcataaagctattcatattttatgagggactttaagaacgactggtgaccctttcttaggaACTAAATCAAGGCTAATGGAAATCTGGTGTGTATCACTgcaggatcaccagttgttcttaaagtcacttgTAACTTACGAACGGCTTTATGTAACACCCACCTGGTATTAGGTGTAGCCATGCAACATGTTGATTAAAGTGAGCtcatattacaaattttcaataattggTCAAAATTGATAGCTCATGAAGTGATATTTAGAGAAAATATGGGAGCATATTTTGAttacttttaataaaaaattgaaataattaaatCTACTTGTGGTCCAGTACTaatttgaactacatgtagaaccTGTTATATTTGGTAAATTTCGTTATAGTATGTATAATGTAGCCCATAGTATATCTGCTTACCTTTCTCAAAATCTttcacaattttgttttattttgtcagCGGTGTCAGATACTAGAAGGCATTTTACAGCGCAGCAATTACACCCAATATAACTTCTTATGGACCACCCTACAACCAGCCCTTCACAGGGACTTCATGTACACGGCCAGACAACATTACCCTGAGTATGACTTTGAGCCTATTAGCAGTCATACGAGCAGGGAGACCAGGGCTAAGAGAGCAGTCAGGAACTATTATCATGCTCACAGGTATGCTTAGGACTACACAGTGTCATGTGGCCATTTTAGTATTAATCATATTGCCTGTCTAATCCATCTTGACAAATTGTTATAGCTTTATCTTGATGGCATTGATGTggcatttaaattcatttttttctaaataaaaagttgattgtAATCAAGCACAAGCTTCTATGCTCAGTGTTTCAATTAATCTTGCTAACATTCAGCACCTCAATCTCGAGCACAGTGTCATAGCTGATGTGAGTGTTGTGATGACACCAAAACTAGCTTTCAACACCTTTGACACTTGAAATCATCACAAGGTTTACAAAGGTGATCATAAAAAATTTCATTCATTGAATGATTATcacaaaaaatcaaatgattgaTAAAACAGATCCACCCCTTTCAGTAGGTCTAAAGTAGAcatgttgagaaaaaaaaagtcctaCTCGGGTATGATTAACCTTTATTCACACAacaggaaattaaaatgatgaaattatatgaaataatgataaagctTATGTTTTACCAATACTTTTCACCTAAAGCTCCTTCCATCATAAATTGAAGATTTCAGTAGATTTTAACTGTTATGGGACACTTGTTATTAcagcaaattttatgaaatggaccCTATGAATTGTAAAtctaaatccattttttattcaaatatttaccTGTAGTGCACATTTACAAAGAAAAACCGATGTGAAGAGATTGAACACCCAGCACATCCTTCCTGTTATCAAGTCTGCGCCTTCGGAAGTTCCTAAGGAAGTGTAAGTTATCACATTGACTCTCCAcaagttgtttatttttttcctaaagAACTTATTTGTTACCATTCATGGGAGGAATTCACTTactacccaggaccaaaatccaattggatttccaactggtttcaattggtttcaactggtttcaattggttttaactggaatgtAACAATTTCCAATTTGAACCTCCAGGGGCCCAATTTTGATGTGTTTGGCTCCAAATAGTACCCCATTCATGTCTGAAGAACTTTGAGTCATTGATATCGGAATGTAAATTGGGAATCCCATTCCCTTAGGATAGATGCCTATAGATACATCAAACAACTATAATACAACTTTATTACATTTAAGATAAAGTTATTCATATAAAAGAACTAGAATTCTCTAACATCAAGCAATGCATCAATTTTCATATCCTCCAAACCTTGTCTCTTTGATGTACATGCATATTCTGTATATTTaataaaatccatatttcattgttcgAAACAGAAATCACAAATAGAAATCATCCAAAAATTCATCTTGCCCACTTAATCGTCGGCCTGGCAGCCTCTGAGCAGCGCCAGATCAACGTTGCTGTATCCCTTGAATCGTTAACAGTGTAGCAGTGATTCCCACCTTTTAACTTCTTATGGTCTGACgtggccggggtttgaactcccgacctcccagttgtgagacagacgctctaccaactgagccaacacaccggttaatAATTCAAGCTTGTCACTCTCTCTccttcaatttttcttttatctaGTTCATTTAAGTCTGGCTGGGACAGACTAAGACCAACCAACAGCATGCCTCTAGTAAAGCTGCCCACGGTCACTCATTCTAAAACCTTTGACCATCCTCTTAGTAAATCAGCACCAAATTCCCCAATGAGGTAAGCTTTTCAAGTTCATAGTTAATTTGATATAACATGATTCCTCTGTTGATAACATTAATGCATTTTATACTTTGGCTGTATTCTCAAGAAGTTTCAATTTTACGTTTGcacaaaaccatggtttatgcagatctCGTTTAAATTGGGAACCCTTTTCCCAAAGCATGCATTCCACGCAATTTCGGCATTTCTAAGTGTACATAATGAAATAAGCATGATTATGTACAAAAATCTGAATAGTCCACATGTTTGTACCATGGTAAAGCCCTGAGAATATTTTGTTGTATGTTTTAGGTGTTATTGTATACTAAATATGTTTTGCTTTAAGAAAGTTTCTTTATTCTAGTTATATCTGACTTGGGGAAGGAGATACTCAACTATGgaacattaacaaaaaatattgaattgaatttttaaatcgGTGAAAGCTTGGTATTTTCTATAgtgataatatgcaacatttatatagtgcttgatactgcatactattaccccggctctaGCACGGCTATCCTGATCAGACGcacaagcattcaaggaattcctccCTACTGGATACCCATTTacaacacctgggtggagagtggcaaatgtagaaaaacaccttgccaaaggaggcgagtgctgcggtgggatttgaaccctggatctagtggttcaaagtccggagactaacccactgagccacaacacctctacaaaGTGTAGTTTTACATTTGATATCCCAGTTGATAACCCTTGTGTACATTTACTTTCAGGGATGATCAACCAATCAGGAGACATATGCAGGACCATGACGGCCATTCCATTCCAAAGAAAAGGGTTACAAGAAACGAGCGGAAACGGAGGGGCTATAATCCTGTTGATGACAAGAATGTTCCGTTGTTGACCAAAGCATTGACCGATGTCCAGTTGACTTGGAATAGGCCGACCATGGTGAGACAAAGGgggtattttttatatcaagtgCAAATCAGTTTTAGGTACCCAAATCAATCACAGTCTTACAATTGatcagtggtgtaatgagccaacatttttgagagggccagatatgGTGTATCTcgcaaaattgataaaacgttGCGAGCGCCAAAATCCGATTTTGTGATAgactttgacataatatttagaaaaaatatcaaatttcaccctgttctctttccttttctttcttttcttcttagtATTGAAAATtgaggcaggggggggggggggtgcaagtgCCCTCAAGCCTCCCCCATCTTCATGCCACTGTGTTAGGTACCCATATCAGCCCGCACATCAGTCATAAGTTTTACAGTTGATGAATGGTCTTTCAACagaaagtataaatagatgTGTTGGAGTGAAAACTGTATCTgtcatttcaaatttgtaattgGTATTTGCAATTGATAGCAAAAATGTTTTAAGAACACCCCCTAGTTCGTTCCAGTAATGAATTTGAAACAAAGGGGAGAATGGGGTATAAAGTAACACAAGGAGACTTGAACAAAACAAAGATGCTCAATGCTCAATCATTTCTCTGAGCTGTGTTGCTGTTAATGATGCCACTATGTATGAACAGTGAAAAATGTTACTGAGTTTTGTTGCTATTAAATCTAATATTGTGATATCTCCgtaaaattgttttgatatttctttcctctttatttttcttttttattttgtttcagtcTGGTAAAGGGGTTGATAGGTTACCTCCCATTGTACCTGTCCCTGTGGAATCCTGGCAACTCTTTCATTGGTATCAAGAATGCTGGAATGGTGAGTATATCTGCATTGATCCCACttatcaaataatttatcaaCGGAGCCCAATTCTTGCAGTCCTTCACTTATGGGCCGTATTTCTCATGAAAATCAGATATTTCAGAAGGCAGTGGCTTAAAAGTTTCTACTGGGGCCCGTaccacaaagcttagcaatgattgtagaacatttttctacaattgattgcattgactacaacgtacaatcaatcatgaaaatcgagtgtacgattaatcgctaacctttgtgttacgggaccctgatcatattttgcattttccTCATCCTGGAGCCCACATAAGCCTTCTGTTCCACAGTCTTATATAGGACTTTTCAGAAGAAAGTTTTGTAGTATAGGTCTTGTTCTATCCTGATCCTACCAACCTAATGTTTGTTGCCTCTGTCTAAGAAAAGTATATTATACGGTTATAATCATCACTTCATTGGTGAAAGTTTAATTAAAGTCCCAATTGACTTTATTTAATATGtttatcagggaattttaaaaaaaattaagaagataacATTTCTGTTGCTTTTCTGATACAAAACCCTTAATCACAGATCGGTCTTTTAATGTTTATAAGCTCAAATTTCATAGTTTTGTTGTTTGTCAAATAGTTTTGCTTAGTGTATGAAATATATGTTGTTACTCATACATGTAGACGTCCAGAGGAATGAGTTCCTTCACAAACTCTTGAAGAAGTTGGATCAACGGCAGTTGTATTTTTTATCTACTCACTCTGCAGTAAGTTTAAACCATTGAagaattcattattattttatacgtGTATAGAAATAAATGCAAAGTGTATTTTATATTCCACAGACGATTACAAGGAATGTTGTCATCCAATTGGTGAAAAAGAATTATGTGATGGAGTTTAGTTTTGCCCATCATATATGAGATAGAGTTTTATATTTTGTCAATCTCTCAAGTTCATAACTTTGATCTATTGACTCACAATGATATTCTCAGGGAAATGCATTTAGACCagtcatatttttaatattcgtAGGAGACTTAAAATTATGTTAATAGGCATGTATTTTAGGGCTGTTCTTccttatatatatttatgaaaattgatAAGTTGAAATTAAACTTTGAGTTTATATGAACAGTTTGAATGTCATGTTTGAAATCAATGTATTTAAATGGGATTCAAGAATTGAAGATTTTGTCAAATAAATATGAGCAATTTTTTaggaaaataatttgtttagCTGTGGATTAGTTCCAATTCAAATTTGTTTGACAatgtaatatttcttttttgttccaAGCTGAAACAATCACGAGATTTTGTCTCCCTGCTCCCCTTACCGCTGGCGCTAAGGATCCTGGGATACCTGACACCAAGATGGCTGCTAGTGGCAGCCAAGGTCTGTAAGACATGGAACCGTCGGGCTAGTCATGATCAAATATGGAAGGAGAAGTGTTCTAGGGTTGCAATAGGTAAATTATGAATCACTGACCCATCATAGTCTAGACAGAGGGTTAATCTGATAAGATTAGGGTAAGGTAAcatctagtctgcaggcacagaccctgattgaaactttgatcagcaagtgtgtctccatgcaaaaactagcacatacaaaacttgctgtttcagtacacaaggcatgagtaggctgcatattcagacccttaactcgagtaaacggtttgcacagcagacaaGGTAACATCAGTAATACAATCAATTGTGCAAGGAAGCAGAATTATAGGTCTGTAGCACTTCATATATGACAAAATTACATATAAAATAGATTGACTTGAagtaattgtaaatatttaaaGTTTAGATCATTTCACAGTTCCTAGATGCAATAAACAGATTTGCTTTATATCAcatgacgaaaaacctccatttgagaacactataccccagtttcccttTTCATCAATTCTCTTCTTCAAGTACTACAAACCCCTAATTGCCCCAAGCatgcaatttaagtatcaaaacacctgtttcttgacctcggtccgaaggtccttctacaggcagagaagtcttacgtaatagcacaactgttgtttatcatttcgtccttggctcaatgCTTAtttactggcctgtggaggtgaaattgagacaacggggattacctggccaagatgGGTTTATCGGGGCTTGGAAATGTTATTGAgagtttcaaatgaaaaatggggtctaaaaccgcagtttgcaatccgaACTGCGGTCTCACCCCAAATGGGGTTTTGACGTAATGAAATGTGCAGACAAAGTCATATCAAATCTATAATGAAAGCTTTTCTTGTTCAGCATTTTTCGTTTGTCAGttctcaaataatattttataaaactttGGGCAATCCATAGGTATATTTACTGACCACTTTTACCTAAGTAAAAGGTTATTTAAAGTAAGGAACAGACATGTAGCAGtatgcatttttctttttttgctaaTACTGCTAATAATAAAGAGTTCAGTGTAGCATGTACAGATGAGTGATTTCCTTATGAGGTCTTTATCCATTGCTTTCATCTTAAAAATGAAGCATATTTGTTTGTAACAAGTCATCTGTAGTTGAAGACTCTTGACCACCAATTAAGTTtacattgcaattttttttaatgggtgaATAGAAATCCCACTGCCAGAGACACCATTCCAGTGGAAGAAGATCTACAGAGATAATGTGTTTCTAAGATGGAACTGGGATGAAGGCAAAACTAAATCTGTAGATGTCAGAGGTCATTCTTCAAAGTAAGTATGGTAATGAAGTCTGTGAAGTAGGATCATATCTAGGAGTAAAAAACTCTGGGGCAATTGTTGAAATCCCACCCCTTTTCAACTTTTGATGCTGTGCCTTGCCTACAACTTCTTTGGCTGTTTATCACATTAACCTTTTGGATAACAACTATTATCTGAAAGATTACCCAAGAGTCCTTTTTTCAGGACTACCTTGGACTACATGGTGAAATAAAAAACTTTATCATCTATTAAACTTTTAAGTATTTTTCATCGTAACTTTCTTgccactagcccccccccctgcacccACCTCTTTTGGAAGGGGCACACCAAAAATCTTGCCCTCAACCCTCTAAACACCTTTCATAGCATGAGTTAATACTTGATGCCCCATATACTTCTACAGAGGATTGAAAATCCATGCATCTATGAAATCTGCACTTGGTCATACATTCCTCATTGCTTTCCTAACTAAATGAAGTACTCTTGACAATGAAATATATCAATTCTTAGTGACACAAAGAATCTTACTGTTTTATACATTTCTGTACATTATCCACATTTGGTATAGAGTGCATTGTGTGACGTTTGATGGAGAGCATCGTATTGCCAGTGGGAGTGCGGATAAGACCGTCAAGCTTTGGGATATTAGAACCGGTGCTTGCATCCAAACACTCAAAGGACATCAGGTCAGTATCACCTAAAGAATCTTTCATTACTGGGTTTTTTTTCCATAGGATGAAATAGGTGTTAGAGATGCAAGATAAATCTCCTATGTCCAGTCTTCACAGTAAGAAACAATCCTTGCATTTTGATTCataaattatcatgattttggACAAGGGTGATTTCTTGGAGAGATTAAttctatgatttttctttttaagttttcattactatgaatattttttgtagtTTAATTTGAGTTATTTGATTGATTATGGAATACTGCCATCAGCTTTCCGACTGTTTTACCCTATGGTAACAAAAATAGAAGCATAGGGATTCGCAGGGAATAGGATAAATGTATCAGAATTATATCATTGAGATTATGAtcccaaaaatgtcaaaaagcAAAAAAGTACTGGTTTCAGtatgaaataatcaaaatataggaaatatctaaaagtaaaatattgatgaaaagataaagatgaaaatagtaatgaataacaaatatatattggCATTATCTAGAGTGACATATACattgacgtcatcagtttcaTGTTCGTCAACACAATAAAGGTTACAATTTTAAAACCACTACAAGCATTTCAGCTAGTTGctggtgtattttttttaatttcctgaaGCTGTACGAGTAGGGTTTAAAGTTCAATAAGTTGCAATCTTCTATCAGTGGTTTCTCTCATTTCTGATGTCACAAACAGAAGGGTGTGTGGTGTCTTAATTTCTTCACTGAGCATCTTCTCATCAGTGCATCCTACGATGCAACCATTAAGGTCTGGAACCTTAGGAAGGGGGTGTGTGCTCGCACCCTTCTAGGTCACGAAGGAGCGGTCTGGGCCATGGCTTTGAAGAAGAATTACCTAGCAACCGCATCCCAGGATAGAACGGTATGTATCAGACTCTGTTGGTGGGTACTGATGTTGTCCTCTGAAAATTTCTCTCTCAGTGTCTCATCCTCCTGTAGATAGTTTCATTAATATTTGTTGTCTGACAAGCTATagatctggggagtgtttcacaaatatttaagtatgacttagggggagttgcaagaaaatatttgcgatcgtttgaaaatattctgttgcaattttacaactgagaGATCAACgctagctgtagcaaatcagattaaacttcttgtttcaaggagcagattaacaatcaatcactaatttgcaattatctgcaagacatatggttgatttagggaccaacaATAGAACTGCAATTGATCACAAGTTTCTGGCAACACCCaattagagtcgcacttaaatgtcaaCGCATATTATGATATGCAACACGCAATCTTCTTGATTAATAAGCAGTAGTGCACGTCCTCTTCGCAATATCTTACCAATGCGGTCAGGCCTTTTATACCAcatgcaactaggcatttatATTGCGACTCTATAAAGTCATacttaaaatctttgtgaaacaccctctgACAACTCTttgggtgggtgtttcatacagTTGTTCGTAAGTTTCGAGCGACTTTATGAACAACTGGTGACCATTTCTTAGGAACTAAATCAATGCAAATGGAAAGCTGGTGTGTATCAcctaccacaagaaaggatgaTTGTTCTTCCCAAAAGTCACTTGTaagttacgaacagctttatgaaacacccacctgtttgTGACTGGCTGAGAATTGGAACAGGGGCCATCCGTTACAAGGGTAACTGTCGGACTATGGCAACTAGTCAGAGCAGACAACTTATGAAATGATCCCCTGCTATTCTCTCAATTGTATATACAGATTCTATgttgaattttgattttgtgtttgtattacattttcattgGATTAAAGTATTCCTTTTTACTCTTAAAATATTCACTCCTGTTTTATCTTATCTTTTGTCCAGCTAGATCCACATTGTTTTTGACACTTCTCAAAAGttgtttttgctttttaatatactgtgcatatgaattttttttatcccaataattattaatgttatttccAGTCTATTCTTGTAAGGACTATTGCTCTTTCAAACACTTacttttaataaatgattttctttgtttttatacatAGAACATTTATAAGTATGTATGATTTCTCTTTGGATCAAATATATCTAATATCTAATTATTGCTGTTCCAATGAATATAACCCAAGTCTTAAGTGACATCCTAGGTGAATGTTtctgtttttttgttttcaccTAGGTCAAATTATGGGATCTTAGCACATGTGTGTTGAAACACACCATGATGGGTCATGGACAAGCAGTGTTCTGTGTTGATATGGATGAAGAATGTACCATGGTGATATCAGGGTCAGCGGATAAGGTATGTTGAATCCAGTGTAGAAATCTAGTCAAGAAGTCTTGTGAGAGAAAATGCCTTTAATTACATTAGATGCAGTGACAATGATATGCAACATCTATATAATGCTTAATGCAATGTTTATCCACGGTGCATACTATTAAACagctttagcatggctaccctTAGCAGGTGCTCAAGCATTTTAGCAAAttccttcctactgggtacccatttactacacctgggtggagagttgCCTTGTCAAAGGATGCAAATGCTgtgcagtacatgtatatccgcTAAGCCACAATACATTTGCACTGGATTTTTCAGTCTTTGGACTGTTTTGCCAGTTTTCTTATTGAATAAAtaccatactactactactactactacatacaCCTTTTTATAGATAGTTTTATAgctgttatcatgattataggtgATTAGTGTTCTACTGTGGGACAAGATATATCGCATAAGGTTTGATAATGATGCTTTATGCATTGTGTATCATGTCAGTATCAAGTCAAGCTGGGATAGATTAAAATGCCACTTCATGAGCCAAATTGTTTGTACAGAGTGGTGAGCTCCTCCAAATTATCATGTCTAATCCAGCTCGAGCCcctgtattacatgtatgcacaCTTATAGAAGGTTGTTTTTATTAGATATTGAATATTAATCCCaagtattaaaatgaaaaattttccGTAACCAAATCGATATTTACGACTTTATTTAGAAATTAGAGGTGCATTGAAGAAGACGTTAATTCTCTAATGTCTATTTGTATTCCAAACTACCGTAGAGTGTAAGAATCTGGAGCGTTGAGACAGGCCGTCATACGAGGGTGATCCGTATCAGCCAGACGACATCCGTCATGGCCCTCAGCTATCATGACGGATACTTTGCCTGCTCAGTAGGAGAGGTTGTATCTCTATGGCGGCTGGATACTGCCACATGCATTAAGACGTTTGAGGAACACGAGaaaaggtagatttcttttcaTGCCAATGATGGATATACAGTATcattatatatgtatttgtcaAATTTAGTGTGATAATGTGCACATGATTTGCATTGTAAATGGATTTGTTTCGAGCAGTAAATGCATGCTTTGAGTGCAGTTGAGCTTATGAAATACATGATCCAATAGTTTGTACTTCAAAAGATTTAAGAAGAATCTGACAACTTATTTTCAATTCCAATTAAAACCAATCTTTCAAACAGTTTTGACATGTGTATGTGGACTTTTTAAAGGACCATAAAGATGCTTATGAGTAAATAGCACTATACCTATGACCCTGCTCCCCCTacctccttttttttaatcatgttgtacaatttattgtaattatcacTAATCTGAATATTACACACTGGTGTCTAGTTATGCTTAGATTTTGTTGCATAATGACCAGAGTCATAGTCTTGTCATGGTATTATTATTCCTGTTATGATTTATCTT
Proteins encoded in this window:
- the LOC129258982 gene encoding F-box/WD repeat-containing protein 7-like, translated to MDVLPPVSSNPLANDPTPNMHISLPGDAENRDGAQNDSYQNVVEEEREERGGSGFQLGDILLSGRSQSGPGGEGDGVAVLSDWHAFRGRGIESDSTMEFNRQVDHFNIWLDKWNHNQRCQILEGILQRSNYTQYNFLWTTLQPALHRDFMYTARQHYPEYDFEPISSHTSRETRAKRAVRNYYHAHSAHLQRKTDVKRLNTQHILPVIKSAPSEVPKEVSFKSGWDRLRPTNSMPLVKLPTVTHSKTFDHPLSKSAPNSPMRDDQPIRRHMQDHDGHSIPKKRVTRNERKRRGYNPVDDKNVPLLTKALTDVQLTWNRPTMSGKGVDRLPPIVPVPVESWQLFHWYQECWNDVQRNEFLHKLLKKLDQRQLYFLSTHSALKQSRDFVSLLPLPLALRILGYLTPRWLLVAAKVCKTWNRRASHDQIWKEKCSRVAIEIPLPETPFQWKKIYRDNVFLRWNWDEGKTKSVDVRGHSSKVHCVTFDGEHRIASGSADKTVKLWDIRTGACIQTLKGHQKGVWCLNFFTEHLLISASYDATIKVWNLRKGVCARTLLGHEGAVWAMALKKNYLATASQDRTVKLWDLSTCVLKHTMMGHGQAVFCVDMDEECTMVISGSADKSVRIWSVETGRHTRVIRISQTTSVMALSYHDGYFACSVGEVVSLWRLDTATCIKTFEEHEKRVETLNLRISKTTYPDTPQGLLVSAGQDGIVKYWDLEKDSSWHSMKSRKGSHISNIFCDKTKIIAACSDYRIRIWNFHSR